A genomic stretch from Dehalococcoidia bacterium includes:
- a CDS encoding 5'-nucleotidase C-terminal domain-containing protein: protein MTSRVITRRQLLRAGAAAATLAAGSSFPSIAAGSEVIRILYTNDTHARLEPFVENNVSIGGIARRKEVIDRIRWLGGSVILLDAGDVFQGTLYFNVYEGLADQPFINALGYDAMTLGNHEFNKGPAVLARFLSGLRVPVTSSNLGIDPASPLAGLVRPWTIVERGRTRIGIIGVTTDETPILSSPGPQIRFGDHYAGLQGAADWLSSLGVAAKIGLTHIGYAQDRQLAQRTNGIAVIVGGHSHTKVDPTPEVVTNAVGRPVLIVQAQDWGRYVGLLDVELDGRGVPIAYRGALIPVDETVPEDPEFVARLAPFKAGVEAFGQKVVGTAAVTLVGERTAVRSRETNLGNLVADLLLERMAADRAQIALVNGGGIRADIPAGPVTVGRIKEVLPFDNAIMTITITGAQLIAALENGVSQVETGAGRFPQVAGMRFVWDPTRPPNSRIVRVEIGNPRVGWRPVDQSATYRLATVDFLVNGGDGYAVFRAGLSPLNSGLLLSDLLIEHFERVGTVSAAVEGRIQALGRVASLTSSVAAGYEVALDDLWRPGEGLQPISRRLWAV from the coding sequence ATGACATCCCGGGTCATTACCCGTCGGCAGCTGCTGCGCGCGGGCGCGGCGGCGGCGACGCTGGCGGCCGGCAGCTCCTTTCCCTCGATTGCGGCTGGCAGCGAGGTCATCCGCATTCTCTACACCAACGACACGCACGCGCGGCTTGAGCCGTTCGTCGAAAACAACGTCTCCATCGGCGGGATCGCGCGCCGCAAGGAGGTGATCGACCGCATCCGCTGGCTGGGCGGCTCGGTGATCCTGCTCGATGCGGGCGATGTCTTCCAAGGGACCCTCTATTTCAATGTCTACGAGGGGCTGGCCGATCAGCCGTTCATCAACGCGCTCGGCTACGACGCGATGACGCTCGGCAACCACGAGTTCAATAAGGGGCCGGCGGTGCTGGCGCGCTTCCTCTCGGGGCTGCGCGTCCCGGTGACGAGCAGCAATCTCGGCATCGACCCGGCCTCGCCGCTTGCGGGATTGGTGCGCCCGTGGACGATCGTCGAGCGCGGCCGGACGCGCATCGGCATCATCGGCGTCACGACCGACGAGACCCCGATCCTCTCCTCGCCCGGACCGCAGATCCGCTTCGGCGACCACTACGCCGGTCTGCAGGGCGCGGCCGACTGGCTGAGCAGCCTTGGGGTTGCCGCGAAGATCGGCCTGACGCACATCGGCTACGCCCAAGACCGCCAGCTTGCTCAGCGGACGAACGGGATCGCCGTGATTGTCGGCGGGCACTCCCATACCAAGGTCGACCCGACGCCGGAGGTGGTGACCAATGCAGTCGGCCGACCGGTGCTGATCGTCCAAGCGCAGGACTGGGGCCGCTACGTCGGGCTGCTCGACGTTGAGCTCGACGGCCGGGGCGTCCCGATTGCCTATCGCGGCGCGCTGATCCCGGTTGACGAGACGGTGCCCGAGGACCCCGAGTTTGTCGCCCGTCTTGCGCCCTTCAAGGCGGGGGTTGAAGCGTTCGGCCAGAAGGTCGTCGGCACCGCAGCGGTGACGCTGGTCGGCGAGCGCACGGCAGTCCGCTCTCGGGAGACGAACCTCGGCAATCTGGTCGCCGACCTGCTGCTGGAACGGATGGCGGCTGACCGCGCCCAGATCGCGTTGGTGAACGGCGGCGGCATCCGCGCGGACATTCCGGCTGGGCCGGTGACGGTCGGCCGGATCAAAGAGGTGCTCCCCTTCGACAATGCCATCATGACGATCACGATCACTGGCGCGCAGCTGATTGCGGCGCTTGAAAATGGCGTCAGCCAAGTCGAGACCGGCGCGGGCCGCTTTCCCCAAGTTGCCGGCATGCGCTTCGTCTGGGACCCGACCCGGCCGCCGAACTCTCGCATTGTTCGGGTCGAGATCGGCAACCCGCGCGTCGGCTGGCGACCGGTCGATCAAAGCGCGACCTACCGCCTCGCAACCGTAGACTTCCTGGTCAACGGCGGCGACGGCTATGCGGTGTTCCGGGCGGGGCTCAGCCCGCTCAACTCGGGGCTGCTCCTCTCCGACCTGCTGATCGAGCACTTCGAGCGGGTCGGCACGGTCTCGGCAGCGGTAGAGGGACGGATTCAGGCGTTGGGCCGGGTGGCGAGCCTGACCTCGAGCGTGGCTGCCGGCTACGAAGTTGCTCTCGATGACCTCTGGCGGCCGGGCGAGGGCCTGCAGCCGATCTCGCGGCGGCTCTGGGCGGTCTGA
- a CDS encoding DUF4437 domain-containing protein, translating to MVWDRRHVETLAPDEGAFRPVEASGIAPGLEVRVLSEDQRDGAFTALVRVPPGWKQEQPFAAACTLEAYLLEGDLTVGTHSFHRGWYTYRPAGFLNEPMASERGALLLLFTDGRFALGEARATPNAIPGVDTETIPWGKPLTDKKDSPLLSKTLRMNPETGERTFLNRLLQAGGDPRIEWHPCVEELYQIEGTTSLDYPRNRFLLAPGVYCYRPPGIPHGPFQTDGPVLTLVRVSSTLVNNYVSPEEAAQMIRAYGPGIDPRMLD from the coding sequence ATGGTCTGGGACCGCAGACATGTTGAAACCCTCGCTCCGGATGAAGGCGCGTTCCGGCCGGTCGAGGCGAGCGGGATCGCACCGGGCCTCGAGGTCCGCGTGCTGAGCGAAGATCAGCGGGACGGCGCATTCACCGCGCTCGTGCGCGTTCCGCCGGGCTGGAAGCAGGAGCAGCCGTTCGCAGCTGCCTGCACGCTGGAGGCTTATCTCCTTGAGGGCGACCTGACGGTCGGCACGCACTCCTTTCACCGCGGCTGGTATACCTATCGCCCGGCCGGCTTCCTCAACGAGCCGATGGCATCCGAGCGCGGGGCGCTCCTGCTGCTGTTCACTGACGGGCGCTTCGCGCTTGGCGAGGCGCGCGCGACGCCGAACGCCATCCCCGGGGTCGATACCGAGACGATCCCGTGGGGAAAGCCGCTGACGGACAAGAAAGACAGTCCGCTCCTCAGCAAGACCCTGCGGATGAACCCAGAGACCGGGGAGCGGACCTTCCTCAACCGCCTCCTCCAGGCGGGCGGTGACCCGCGCATCGAGTGGCATCCCTGCGTCGAGGAGCTGTACCAGATCGAAGGGACGACCAGCCTCGACTACCCGCGCAATCGCTTTCTGCTTGCGCCGGGCGTTTACTGCTACCGTCCGCCCGGCATCCCGCACGGCCCATTCCAGACGGACGGTCCCGTCCTGACCCTCGTCCGCGTCTCTTCGACCTTAGTCAATAACTACGTCTCGCCCGAGGAGGCTGCGCAGATGATCCGCGCCTACGGTCCGGGCATCGATCCGCGGATGCTCGATTGA
- a CDS encoding VOC family protein, translating to MIVRDLALATVTVAGDRLDDVAAVYQEAFGWAVRWEGLLDPALAAAWGIAPARRRVLLLGANGETRGLVRLVEGETPPPPPLATFGWSALEITVRDCDRMAERLRGHPRFRVNGEPRDLRFSADPPGQRAMQAVGPAGEQFYLTQVVRQTPGRELAVPPPGAEVGAVFIAVLAAPDYNAAKAFYVDVLGCAPDIDGNEVALSVARKELGLPEGTRFLLGALRPLGETRIELDGYPPGVGRVRERHPGELPPGFGVASLLVTDLERAVHHAHARGYRVLAPPVPIDEPPYAGRRSVTVVGGAGELVELIGE from the coding sequence TTGATAGTGCGCGATCTCGCGCTTGCGACGGTCACCGTCGCCGGGGATCGCCTCGACGATGTCGCCGCAGTCTACCAAGAGGCGTTCGGCTGGGCGGTTCGCTGGGAAGGGCTGCTCGACCCTGCCCTTGCGGCAGCGTGGGGCATCGCGCCGGCGCGGCGGCGTGTCCTCCTGCTCGGCGCGAACGGCGAGACGCGCGGGCTCGTGCGGCTAGTCGAAGGAGAGACGCCGCCCCCGCCGCCGCTCGCGACGTTCGGCTGGTCGGCGCTCGAGATCACGGTGCGCGACTGCGACCGCATGGCAGAGCGGCTGCGCGGCCACCCGCGCTTTCGGGTGAACGGGGAGCCGCGCGACCTGCGGTTCAGCGCCGACCCGCCGGGGCAGCGGGCAATGCAGGCGGTCGGCCCGGCAGGGGAGCAGTTCTACCTCACCCAGGTCGTGCGCCAGACACCGGGACGTGAACTGGCGGTGCCGCCGCCGGGCGCGGAAGTAGGGGCAGTCTTCATCGCGGTGCTCGCCGCACCCGATTACAACGCGGCGAAGGCGTTCTACGTTGACGTGCTTGGCTGCGCTCCCGACATCGATGGGAACGAGGTCGCGCTCTCCGTCGCCCGGAAGGAGCTGGGCCTCCCGGAGGGGACGCGATTTCTCCTCGGCGCATTGCGGCCGCTCGGCGAGACCCGCATCGAACTGGACGGCTACCCGCCGGGCGTGGGCCGGGTCCGCGAGCGCCACCCCGGCGAGCTGCCGCCCGGCTTTGGGGTCGCCAGCCTCCTCGTGACCGACCTCGAGCGCGCAGTGCATCATGCCCATGCTCGCGGGTATCGGGTGCTTGCGCCTCCAGTGCCGATCGATGAGCCGCCCTATGCCGGACGACGGAGCGTCACGGTTGTCGGCGGCGCGGGCGAACTGGTCGAGCTGATCGGCGAGTAG
- a CDS encoding class I SAM-dependent methyltransferase translates to MATLISARDIDELVKTHGRTLSLPADARLTPSAQDRVRELGVEVVIGSQPGRQNGSANGAASRAAHAPASRGAITVDARPVENGNRPSTAVPEQRSQRAMMEFIAGLKGYTHTRELQKIYAEREAAFKRDHGRRPANAAEALALISDKLAFRTDYFINRVSQDMLWRSCAEIIMPHAEELKARLKAAETQGPGKLELNPNLQLPPYFSGTEFHMMPGSYYDEELAGFFFDLGGSIYFSNRYDGARMQRAIVESTPAGFTPTRILDLGCSTGTSTTIWKEYFPKAEVIGIDLAAPMLRYAHMKANEQGFDVTFSQRNAEYTGYPDESFDLVTACILTHELPLYAIRNVFREAYRLLKPGGYLLNGDINPTRTHPTTYAYIRADWEVENNGEPFMSDVLNADLTQIAREAGFREVSEPGTVHKATGQTFPWITLARK, encoded by the coding sequence ATGGCGACCCTCATCTCCGCCCGCGATATCGACGAACTGGTCAAGACCCACGGCCGCACGCTGAGCTTGCCGGCAGATGCCCGTCTCACGCCGTCCGCGCAGGATCGGGTGCGCGAGCTGGGCGTCGAGGTGGTTATCGGCAGTCAGCCGGGCCGCCAGAACGGCAGCGCCAACGGCGCGGCCTCCCGAGCCGCTCACGCCCCCGCCTCGCGGGGCGCGATCACCGTCGACGCCCGGCCGGTGGAGAATGGCAATCGGCCGAGCACGGCGGTGCCGGAGCAGCGGAGTCAGCGGGCGATGATGGAGTTCATCGCCGGCTTGAAGGGGTATACCCACACTCGAGAGCTGCAGAAGATCTACGCCGAGCGTGAGGCAGCCTTCAAGCGCGACCACGGCCGCCGGCCGGCGAACGCGGCCGAGGCGCTCGCCTTGATCAGCGACAAGCTCGCCTTCCGGACCGACTATTTCATCAACCGCGTCTCGCAGGACATGCTCTGGCGCTCCTGCGCCGAGATCATCATGCCGCACGCCGAGGAGCTGAAGGCGCGGCTGAAGGCAGCCGAGACCCAGGGCCCCGGGAAGCTCGAGCTGAATCCGAACCTGCAACTGCCGCCGTATTTCTCCGGGACCGAGTTCCACATGATGCCGGGTTCCTATTATGACGAGGAGCTGGCAGGCTTCTTCTTTGACCTGGGCGGGAGCATCTATTTCTCCAACCGGTACGATGGCGCGCGGATGCAGCGGGCGATTGTCGAAAGCACGCCGGCAGGGTTCACGCCGACGCGGATCCTCGACCTTGGCTGCTCGACCGGGACGAGCACGACGATCTGGAAGGAATACTTCCCGAAAGCTGAAGTGATCGGGATCGATCTTGCCGCGCCGATGCTCCGCTACGCCCACATGAAAGCGAACGAGCAGGGCTTCGATGTCACCTTCAGCCAGCGGAACGCCGAATATACCGGCTATCCTGATGAGTCGTTTGACCTGGTCACCGCCTGCATCCTGACCCACGAACTGCCGCTCTATGCGATCCGCAATGTCTTCCGCGAGGCGTATCGCCTTCTGAAGCCCGGCGGCTACCTGCTGAATGGCGATATCAACCCGACGCGGACGCATCCGACGACCTACGCCTATATTCGGGCGGATTGGGAAGTGGAGAATAACGGCGAGCCGTTCATGAGCGACGTGCTGAACGCCGATCTCACCCAGATCGCGCGGGAAGCAGGCTTCCGCGAGGTGAGCGAGCCGGGAACGGTTCATAAGGCGACCGGCCAGACCTTCCCCTGGATCACCTTGGCGAGGAAGTAG